In the genome of Atribacterota bacterium, the window CATTCTTGATTTAGGCAAATCTTTTATGTGTCCTTTGCTTGAAATAATAAGAAATTTTTCACCTATCATTTCTTTTAATACTCTTTCCTTTGTTGGTGATTCAACAATAATAAGACTTTTTTCCATAAATATATTTTTCTATTTCAGGATATTCAAGGAGAAACTTTCCCCTTGAGAATCCCTTAATTCTCCTTTTAAAATAATAAAGTTATAAGTTATATATTTTATTTATCCTGATATTCATAGTCTTAAGTAATAAATAACTTCAGGATATTCAAGGAGAAACTGCCCCTCCTGAATATCTCTTAAATCAATATATATATGTATAATATATTTAATATTTTTTAATATTGTTTGTAAAACAAGATAGATTTACTTTAAAATTTGTATTTTTCTAAATGGTTTCAGGGATATTTCCCCTGATTACCTTTTCTTTAATCCTTTTTATAATAAATCCTTTTTTCACCCATAGTATAAAAATTATAGGAACTATATACCCAAACTTAATATCTAATTTAGCATATATTTTTATATTAAAAAAGAACATTAAAAATTTCACTACTATAAAATATTAAGTATTATATTCTTTTATCAGTTTTTTCAGGGATTATTTTGTTCTCTTTGTGTTGTATCAATCGAATAATATTAGCACGATGACGTAATAATGCCAATAGATTTATGATTATTAAAAAATACTTAAATTCAAAAGGTGTTCTGAAGACAAACGATAGAATAAACATGCTAAATACTGAAATGATCGAGCCAACCACTGCAAATTTTAGTGTTACTACCAATACTCCCCATATTAATGCAGAGATAAGTGCGATATTAGGGAAAAGAGCAAGGATCACCCCATAGGTAGTAGCTATGCCTTTGCCGCCATTTAATTTCAGAAAAATAGACCAATTATGACCAAAAATAGCAAAAAGTCCTGTTAACAACAAAATACCAATGTTTTCTGTTATTATTAATCTAGCAAGATATACCGATAAAAATCCCTTTAAACAATCCCCAATCAAGGCTAATATGGCATATCTAACACCTAAAACACGAAAAGTATTTGCTACACCAATATTACCACTACCATATTTTCTGATGTCAATATTTTTTAAGTATTTACCTATTAAGTAACCAAAAGGAATAGAACCAAAAGTATAACTGAAAACTAAGATTATAATAATTTTTATTACCATAATTATTTCCATTTTATGCCTTATTTGCTCTTTTCATAAATAAATACAATTGGAATGCCTCTTAAATCAAAGTTTTGAATAAATTGATTTTCTATATACCTTTGATAGGAAATATATAGAAGTTCAGGTTCATTCACAAATATTTTGAAAGTAGGGGGCCTAATTCCGATTTGGGTAATATAATAAAAATGTATTCTTCTACCATTGATTATCTTTGGGATTCTTCTATTTACAATCTTTTGTAAAAAATTGTTTAATTCAGAAGTAGATATTTTGTTATTATATTTGCAAAATATTGCAATGATTGTTTTTAAAACTGGTAAGAAATCTTTTTTAGGATCTATTGCTATTGTTGTCAAAATAGGAGCATTTTTAAGAAATCTAAAGTTATATTTGCTTATTTGTAAAAGGTAGTTCTTGTCAATTTCCTTTTGTTTGCTTATTAAATCATATTTATTTAATAAAACAATACAGGCTGTCTTATCTTCAATAATTCTTCTGGCCAGACGTTTATCCTGCATACTGATAGACTGGGTAGCATCCAAAACTAATAATACTATATCAGCTCTTTTAATAGCTTCGATTGATCTTAAATTACCGTAATATTCGATTTTTTGTTTTACACTTTTTTTTCGTCTCAACCCTGAAGTATCAATAAAATTAAGTCTATATTTATCAAAATTGAGTGACACTTCTATTGCATCCCTGGTGGTGCCAGGGCTATCATCTACAATAATTCTTTCTTCTTTTAAAATGGCATTTAAAATACTGGATTTACCAACATTTGGCTTACCGATGATAGCAACTCTTATTAGATAATCAG includes:
- the plsY gene encoding glycerol-3-phosphate 1-O-acyltransferase PlsY, which encodes MEIIMVIKIIIILVFSYTFGSIPFGYLIGKYLKNIDIRKYGSGNIGVANTFRVLGVRYAILALIGDCLKGFLSVYLARLIITENIGILLLTGLFAIFGHNWSIFLKLNGGKGIATTYGVILALFPNIALISALIWGVLVVTLKFAVVGSIISVFSMFILSFVFRTPFEFKYFLIIINLLALLRHRANIIRLIQHKENKIIPEKTDKRI
- the der gene encoding ribosome biogenesis GTPase Der, which codes for MGIKVAIIGKTNTGKSTLFNRIIGFKKAIVLSEAGISRDRNYAEVQWQGKSFTLIDTGGIDYIDKQNSIQKKILEQAIKAISDSEIILLLLDIMIGIQQEDIDIARFIRKNHKKTILVINKSDIKNKNYFFSEFYHLGLGEPCLISAEQGINISELLDRITSLIPDKDKKVDLSENPDYLIRVAIIGKPNVGKSSILNAILKEERIIVDDSPGTTRDAIEVSLNFDKYRLNFIDTSGLRRKKSVKQKIEYYGNLRSIEAIKRADIVLLVLDATQSISMQDKRLARRIIEDKTACIVLLNKYDLISKQKEIDKNYLLQISKYNFRFLKNAPILTTIAIDPKKDFLPVLKTIIAIFCKYNNKISTSELNNFLQKIVNRRIPKIINGRRIHFYYITQIGIRPPTFKIFVNEPELLYISYQRYIENQFIQNFDLRGIPIVFIYEKSK